Proteins encoded in a region of the Vicia villosa cultivar HV-30 ecotype Madison, WI linkage group LG5, Vvil1.0, whole genome shotgun sequence genome:
- the LOC131603359 gene encoding probable LRR receptor-like serine/threonine-protein kinase RFK1 isoform X2, whose amino-acid sequence MDPKAALLVIALLKMIPSVTYEFKGYSLPGSLPPQLVKLPYLKVVDFAYNYLNGTIPKEWGSIELTSISLLVNRLSGEIPKELGNITTLTFLNLEANQFSGLVPAELGSLFNLQYLFLSSNKLSGNLPVTFSQLQNLTDFRINDNSFNGKIPSFIQNWKQLQRLEMHASGLEGPIPSNISLLTNLSRLRISDMNGPSQDIPILSNMTGMIRLVLRNCNITGEIPSYIWTMKELDMLDLSFNNLFGEIPARAHVGHLRFLLLTGNKLSGSVPDSVLMAGSNVDISYNNFTYQGPERSSCGDNLNLNLNMFRSSLGTNALQGILPCSTTFKCPRYSTCLHVNCGGKDIHVRENDSDIRYVGDGYVAGGAAKLFNDAGNHWGFSSTGDFMDDGDFQNTRYSRSLSSSSLPELYKTARAAPITLTYFHYCLENGKYTVHLHFAEIQFSNDKTFRSLGKRLFNIYVQGVLAWKDFNIEDQSHPAQKPHTLSKYNVTVTDGILEIRFYWAGKGTTRIPANGVYGPLISAFSIVSDSKPCSDQKNGRRKVVVGVGFGVTALCLVLIVVGIFWRKGYIKGIKRREKVFKGQDFQMRTFTLKQIRAATDGFSPANKVGEGGFGPVYKGQLSDGTLVAVKQLSSKSRQGNREFLNEIGMISCFQHPNLVKLHGCCIEGDQLILVYEYMENNSLAHALFSSENRLKLDWPSRLRICIGIAKGLAFLHEESRLKVVHRDIKATNVLLDGNLNPKISDFGLARLDEEDKTHIITRVAGTIGYMAPEYALWGYLNYKADVYSFGVVVLETISGKSNNNYMPSDNCVCLLDKALYLERTENVMQLVDERLGLDVNPTETKNAIKVALLCTNTSPSLRPTMSEVVNMLEGRISIPDVIPEGNTYSEDLRFKAMRDVHQNKEGHSLSTSRTDDSTGILTHSTPSMLGNDTHEISSEL is encoded by the exons ATGGATCCCAAAGCAGCATTGCTTGTGATTGCTCTTCTCAAAATGATACCTTCTGTCACGTA TGAATTCAAGGGGTACAGCCTTCCCGGCTCGCTTCCGCCTCAATTGGTTAAGCTTCCATACCTCAAAGTAGT TGATTTTGCTTATAACTACCTAAATGGTACGATTCCAAAGGAATGGGGTTCGATTGAATTAACTTCAAT CTCGCTACTTGTTAATCGTTTGTCCGGGGAGATTCCTAAGGAGTTGGGAAATATTACCACTCTAACATTCTT GAACCTTGAAGCAAACCAATTTTCCGGTCTTGTTCCCGCTGAACTTGGAAGTCTATTTAACCTTCAGTATTT GTTTTTATCATCCAATAAATTGTCTGGGAACTTACCAGTGACATTTTCTCAGTTACAGAATTTGACAGATTT TAGGATAAATGATAATAGTTTCAACGGAAAAATACCGAGCTTCATACAGAATTGGAAACAGCTTCAGAGACT AGAAATGCATGCAAGTGGACTGGAGGGACCTATCCCGTCAAATATATCGCTTTTGACTAATTTATCTCGACT GAGGATTAGTGACATGAATGGTCCAAGTCAGGATATTCCTATTTTAAGCAACATGACAGGAATGATAAGATT GGTTTTGAGGAATTGCAATATTACCGGAGAGATTCCTAGCTATATTTGGACAATGAAGGAGTTGGACATGTT GGATCTCAGTTTCAATAATTTGTTTGGTGAAATTCCAGCGAGGGCTCATGTGGGACATTTGAGATTTCT CTTGTTAACTGGCAACAAGCTAAGTGGTAGCGTACCTGACTCAGTGTTGATGGCAGGAAGCAATGT TGATATTTCTTACAACAACTTTACATATCAAGGACCTGAGAGATCGTCTTGTGGAGATAATCT GAATTTAAATCTAAACATGTTCCGGAGCTCTTTAGGGACCAATGCATT ACAAGGGATTCTTCCATGTTCAACAACTTTCAAATGTCCTAGAT ATTCAACTTGTTTACACGTTAATTGTGGAGGAAAGGATATACATGTGAGGGAAAATGATAGCGATATTCGCTATGTTGGAGATGGATATGTGGCAGGCGGTGCTGCTAAACTTTTTAATGACGCTGGAAACCACTGGGGGTTTAGTAGCACCGGGGACTTCATGGATGACGGTGATTTCCAAAATACACGTTACTCCAGGTCTCTGTCGTCTTCAAGTTTGCCGGAATTATATAAAACGGCTCGTGCAGCTCCCATTACGCTTACTTATTTTCACTACTGCTTGGAAAATGGGAAATATACTGTGCATCTCCACTTTGCAGAAATACAATTTTCTAATGATAAAACATTTAGAAGTCTTGGGAAGCGCTTATTTAATATCTATGTTCAAGGAGTATTAGCTTGGAAGGATTTTAATATTGAAGACCAGTCACACCCTGCTCAAAAACCGCATACATTATCAAAATATAATGTGACTGTAACAGACGGTATTCTGGAGATTCGGTTCTACTGGGCTGGCAAGGGGACTACAAGGATTCCTGCTAATGGAGTTTATGGTCCTCTTATTTCAGCTTTCTCTATTGTTTCAG ATTCTAAACCTTGTTCAGACCAAAAGAATGGGAGGCGTAAAGTAGTCGTTGGAGTAGGGTTTGGAGTTACAGCTTTATGTCTAGTCCTTATTGTGGTAGGCATTTTTTGGAGGAAAGGCTACATTAAAGGAattaagagaagagaaaaag ttttCAAAGGGCAAGATTTTCAGATGAGGACATTTACACTAAAACAAATTAGAGCCGCCACAGATGGATTCAGTCCTGCTAATAAGGTCGGGGAAGGTGGTTTTGGTCCTGTCTACAAG GGTCAATTATCTGATGGTACATTAGTAGCAGTCAAACAGCTCTCCTCGAAGTCTCGGCAGGGAAACCGTGAATTTTTAAACGAGATAGGCATGATATCTTGTTTTCAGCATCCTAATCTAGTGAAACTTCATGGATGTTGCATTGAAGGGGATCAATTAATATTGGTGTATGAGTACATGGAAAATAATAGCTTGGCCCATGCTTTATTCA GTTCAGAAAATCGGCTTAAACTTGATTGGCCATCAAGGCTTAGGATTTGCATTGGCATAGCAAAAGGTCTAGCATTTCTTCACGAAGAATCAAGACTCAAGGTTGTTCATCGGGATATCAAAGCTACTAACGTGTTACTGGATGGAAACTTAAACCCTAAAATATCAGATTTTGGGTTGGCGAGGCTTGACGAAGAAGATAAGACTCATATCATTACCCGAGTGGCAGGCACAAT AGGATATATGGCACCGGAATATGCTTTATGGGGTTACTTGAATTACAAGGCTGATGTTTACAGTTTTGGAGTCGTGGTCTTGGAAACTATTAGTGGAAAGAGTAATAACAATTACATGCCAAGTGATAATTGTGTTTGCCTTTTAGATAAG GCATTATATCTTGAACGGACTGAAAACGTAATGCAACTGGTTGATGAGAGGTTGGGATTAGACGTAAACCCAACTGAAACAAAAAATGCTATAAAAGTAGCTCTCTTGTGTACAAATACATCGCCATCACTAAGGCCTACAATGTCTGAGGTTGTAAACATGCTTGAAGGAAGAATAAGCATTCCAGATGTTATCCCAGAAGGTAACACATACAGTGAAGATTTAAGATTTAAAGCAATGAGGGACGTCCATCAAAACAAGGAAGGACATAGTTTGAGCACAAGCCGAACAGATGATTCAACAGGAATCCTTACACATAGCACTCCCTCGATGTTAGGCAATGATACTCATGAGATATCCTCCGAACTTTGA
- the LOC131605802 gene encoding seipin-2-like, which yields FVLVYTFLLEKENHQFHTPICILHRQLTTSSIRASKNEQPLETSQSSMDTNSQYDDVFFDASHQCPFHHCSGTTHHTMPESPPSSSGQCDPDPLSSPSSTKLRRRSFHRPLPDKESPDTVSGTNLNNPEITKSQNHAVLKEIENFSEEGKFHLSPSPSGVIGEDINDESTLTTVTHDETLGDSAESPGELNDLSSNLLDYATGLVIRLIMFQIRVFFMLMKSPVSFMFHAWMFCIDPFGTMRKGKVFYLWIFSKVWSWVCEFIGPSALRWLNENKSFWNVAFRCGWGFLWSMYVCCILFGLLVSSLVFSGFLVKGLVEKPFQMKQVLNFDYTKQSPVAFVPITSCSGVGGEDRTDENDIAVDRWVNKRVIPSKQKVQLTVSLLVPESGYNTKLGVFQIRVDFLSSNGKIITSSRQPCMLRFRSEPIRLVTTFLKIVPLLTGYISETQTLDAKMNDFVEGDVPTSCLKVTLEQRAEYLPGGGIPQIYDSSILVESKLPLIKRVLWYWKISLFIWIAMMVFVMELLFVLVCCWPMIIPRTRQRSGSARRTSSQNNLQASS from the exons tttgttttggtaTATACTTTTCTTCTTGAGAAAGAAAATCATCAATTCCATACCCCTATTTGCATTTTACACCGTCAGCTCACAACCTCCTCAATTCGTGCCTCCAAAAATGAACAACCATTAGAAACTTCACAGTCTTCAATGGACACAAACTCCCAATACGACGACGTTTTCTTCGACGCCTCTCACCAATGCCCTTTCCACCATTGCTCCGGCACCACCCACCATACCATGCCAGAATCTCCCCCTTCCTCTTCCGGTCAATGCGACCCTGACCCACTCTCTTCACCTTCCTCCACCAAACTCCGTCGCCGTTCATTTCACCGTCCATTACCGGATAAAGAATCTCCCGACACCGTTTCCGGCACCAATTTGAATAACCCGGAAATAACCAAGAGTCAAAATCATGcagttttgaaggaaattgagaaTTTTTCCGAGGAAGGGAAATTTCATTTGTCTCCATCTCCGAGTGGTGTTATCGGAGAAGATATAAACGATGAATCGACGTTAACTACAGTTACACACGACGAGACACTCGGTGATTCAGCTGAGTCACCGGGTGAACTCAACGATTTATCTTCGAATTTACTTGATTATGCAACGGGATTGGTGATTAGGTTAATCatgtttcaaattagggttttctttatGTTAATGAAGTCTCCGGTTTCATTCATGTTTCATGCTTGGATGTTTTGTATAGACCCTTTTGGAACAATGAGAAAAGGGAAAGTTTTTTACTTGTGGATTTTCAGTAAGGTTTGGAGTTGGGTTTGTGAGTTCATTGGTCCTTCAGCGCTTCGATGGTTGAACGAAAATAAGTCGTTTTGGAACGTTGCGTTTCGTTGTGGATGGGGTTTCTTGTGGTCAATGTATGTTTGTTGCATTTTGTTTGGACTTTTGGTTTCATCGCTTGTGTTTAGTGGGTTTTTGGTGAAGGGTTTGGTGGAAAAGCCGTTTCAGATGAAGcaagttttgaattttgattataCTAAACAGAGTCCTGTTGCATTTGTTCCTATAACATCGTGTTCTGGTGTTGGTGGTGAGGATCGGACGGATGAGAATGACATTGCTGTTGATAGGTGGGTGAATAAAAGGGTTATCCCTTCTAAACAAAAAGTGCAGCTCACTGTTTCATTGCTAGTGCCGGAGTCGGGATACAACACAAAACTTGGTGTCTTTCAG ATCAGGGTAGACTTCTTATCTTCTAACGGTAAAATAATAACAAGTTCGAGGCAACCTTGCATGTTAAGATTCAGAAGTGAGCCTATCCGCCTAGTCACGACTTTCCTCAAGATTGTTCCGCTGCTTACTGGTTATATATCAGAGACTCAGACCCTGGATGCCAAGATGAATGATTTTGTTGAAGGGGATGTACCTACTTCATGCTTAAAAGTAACCCTTGAACAGCGAGCAGAATATCTACCTGGAGGTGGCATTCCTCAAATATATGATTCATCTATATTAGTTGAATCAAAACTTCCTTTGATCAAGAGGGTTTTATGGTATTGGAAGATTAGCTTATTTATATGGATTGCGATGATGGTATTCGTGATGGAGCTGCTCTTTGTTCTTGTGTGCTGTTGGCCTATGATTATTCCAAGAACCAGACAAAGGAGTGGTTCTGCTCGCCGTACTAGTAGCCAAAACAATCTCCAGGCATCGAGTTGA
- the LOC131603361 gene encoding dynamin-related protein 4C-like, giving the protein MVVTSKRSTTKATVSFNHRDDSSSVALVHVDQPQPLSAVAPIVSSYNEKIRPVLDALENLRRLNIAKEGIQLPTIVVVGDQSSGKSSVLESLAGISLPRGQGICTRVPLVMRLQNHPVPHPELLLEFNGKTVFTDEANVSDAINMATEEIAGSAKGISNTPLTLVVKKNGVPDLTMVDLPGITRVPVHGQPDNIYDQIKDIIMEYITPEESIILNVLSATVDFTTCESIRMSQTVDRTGLRTLAVVTKADKSPEGLLEKVTADDVNIGLGYVCVRNRIGEESYEEAREEEQKLFDSHSLLSRIDKSIVGIPVLAQKLVQVQAMIISKTLPEIIKKINEKLASNANELENLPANLSSVADAMTAFMHILGLTRDSLKKILLTGDFEEYPEDNHMHCTARLVEMLNLYANDLESCDESDAKKNFLMEEIKVLEEAKWIGLPNFMPRTAFLTILQRKVKGISYMPINFVDNVWDYLESVVISVLNHHSSNYYQLQVSTRRAGEKLIAKKKKNSIQHVLQAVEMEKLTDYTCNPEYLLEYNRLVAQQESFIKEVLNAEPKPTHVKLEGVGEIDVVNLRNYPHVLSQAFDLKARMIAYWKIVLRRLIDSIALHLMLSINELINNDLQKEICNDLLSSTGGGIERLLEESPSISGKREKLSRSVKVLRESKETVTRIMDRIGIYD; this is encoded by the coding sequence ATGGTTGTCACTTCAAAGAGAAGTACTACAAAAGCTACTGTTAGTTTTAACCACCGTGATGATTCATCCTCAGTTGCATTAGTCCATGTTGACCAACCTCAACCTCTTTCTGCTGTTGCACCTATTGTATCTTCTTATAATGAGAAGATACGTCCAGTTCTCGACGCTCTTGAAAATCTAAGGCGGCTAAACATCGCCAAAGAAGGAATTCAGCTTCCAACTATTGTTGTTGTTGGAGATCAATCATCTGGAAAATCCAGTGTCCTTGAATCTTTGGCTGGTATCAGCTTGCCGCGTGGACAAGGAATTTGCACAAGGGTGCCTTTGGTGATGAGGCTGCAGAATCATCCTGTTCCACATCCGGAACTCTTGTTAGAGTTCAATGGAAAAACTGTTTTCACTGATGAAGCAAATGTTTCTGATGCAATCAACATGGCTACTGAAGAGATTGCTGGTTCTGCTAAAGGGATTTCCAACACTCCTTTGACTTTGGTTGTGAAGAAGAATGGTGTTCCTGATCTTACCATGGTTGATCTTCCAGGTATAACTCGTGTTCCTGTTCATGGTCAACCTGATAATATTTATGATCAGATTAAGGATATTATCATGGAGTATATAACTCCTGAAGAAAGTATTATCTTGAATGTACTTTCTGCAACTGTCGATTTTACTACTTGTGAGTCTATTAGGATGTCGCAAACTGTTGATAGAACTGGTTTGAGGACACTTGCTGTTGTCACAAAAGCCGATAAATCACCTGAGGGTTTATTGGAGAAAGTTACTGCTGATGATGTTAACATAGGCCTAGGTTATGTTTGCGTAAGGAATCGGATTGGTGAGGAGTCTTATGAAGAAGCCAGAGAAGAAGAACAGAAGCTGTTTGACTCTCATTCGCTTCTTTCTAGAATTGACAAATCCATTGTTGGTATACCTGTTTTGGCTCAGAAGCTTGTTCAAGTTCAGGCTATGATAATTTCGAAAACTTTGCCTGAGATTATCAAGAAGATTAATGAGAAGCTTGCTTCTAATGCTAATGAGCTAGAGAATTTGCCTGCTAATTTATCTTCTGTTGCTGATGCTATGACTGCTTTCATGCATATCCTTGGTTTGACTAGAGATTCTCTGAAAAAGATTCTTCTCACTGGTGATTTCGAGGAATACCCTGAGGACAACCACATGCATTGCACTGCTCGCTTAGTGGAGATGCTTAATTTGTATGCTAATGATCTTGAAAGCTGTGATGAAAGTGATGCAAAAAAGAATTTTCTGATGGAAGAGATAAAGGTTCTGGAAGAGGCCAAGTGGATTGGTCTCCCAAATTTTATGCCTAGAACTGCTTTTCTAACTATACTGCAGAGAAAAGTTAAGGGCATTTCTTATATGCCGATTAACTTTGTTGATAATGTCTGGGACTATCTTGAATCTGTTGTGATTTCAGTTTTAAATCACCATTCTTCGAACTATTATCAGCTTCAAGTTTCCACTCGCAGAGCAGGCGAGAAACTGATtgctaagaagaagaagaattcaaTCCAACATGTGTTGCAAGCTGTGGAGATGGAGAAGCTTACAGATTACACTTGTAACCCAGAGTACTTGCTCGAGTATAACAGGCTGGTAGCTCAACAAGAATCATTTATTAAGGAAGTTCTGAACGCTGAACCAAAGCCTACTCATGTTAAGCTTGAAGGGGTTGGTGAGATTGATGTTGTGAACCTGAGGAACTATCCTCATGTGCTAAGTCAGGCTTTTGATTTGAAGGCTAGGATGATTGCGTACTGGAAGATTGTTCTGAGAAGGCTTATTGATAGTATTGCTTTGCATTTGATGTTAAGCATCAATGAACTGATTAACAATGATTTGCAGAAGGAGATTTGTAATGATCTTTTGTCTTCAACTGGTGGTGGAATTGAGAGGTTGCTTGAAGAGTCTCCATCGATTTCTGGTAAAAGAGAGAAGCTTAGCAGAAGTGTTAAAGTTCTTAGAGAAAGTAAGGAGACTGTTACAAGAATTATGGACAGGATTGGAATCTATGATTAG
- the LOC131603359 gene encoding probable LRR receptor-like serine/threonine-protein kinase RFK1 isoform X1, whose product MLSKIFFALSIITFTCFTFFDYAQSKLPQQELDALEEITSTMGSTYWKFDGDSCQIQMLGLTQKPPDGSQSSIACDCSSQNDTFCHVVRIEFKGYSLPGSLPPQLVKLPYLKVVDFAYNYLNGTIPKEWGSIELTSISLLVNRLSGEIPKELGNITTLTFLNLEANQFSGLVPAELGSLFNLQYLFLSSNKLSGNLPVTFSQLQNLTDFRINDNSFNGKIPSFIQNWKQLQRLEMHASGLEGPIPSNISLLTNLSRLRISDMNGPSQDIPILSNMTGMIRLVLRNCNITGEIPSYIWTMKELDMLDLSFNNLFGEIPARAHVGHLRFLLLTGNKLSGSVPDSVLMAGSNVDISYNNFTYQGPERSSCGDNLNLNLNMFRSSLGTNALQGILPCSTTFKCPRYSTCLHVNCGGKDIHVRENDSDIRYVGDGYVAGGAAKLFNDAGNHWGFSSTGDFMDDGDFQNTRYSRSLSSSSLPELYKTARAAPITLTYFHYCLENGKYTVHLHFAEIQFSNDKTFRSLGKRLFNIYVQGVLAWKDFNIEDQSHPAQKPHTLSKYNVTVTDGILEIRFYWAGKGTTRIPANGVYGPLISAFSIVSDSKPCSDQKNGRRKVVVGVGFGVTALCLVLIVVGIFWRKGYIKGIKRREKVFKGQDFQMRTFTLKQIRAATDGFSPANKVGEGGFGPVYKGQLSDGTLVAVKQLSSKSRQGNREFLNEIGMISCFQHPNLVKLHGCCIEGDQLILVYEYMENNSLAHALFSSENRLKLDWPSRLRICIGIAKGLAFLHEESRLKVVHRDIKATNVLLDGNLNPKISDFGLARLDEEDKTHIITRVAGTIGYMAPEYALWGYLNYKADVYSFGVVVLETISGKSNNNYMPSDNCVCLLDKALYLERTENVMQLVDERLGLDVNPTETKNAIKVALLCTNTSPSLRPTMSEVVNMLEGRISIPDVIPEGNTYSEDLRFKAMRDVHQNKEGHSLSTSRTDDSTGILTHSTPSMLGNDTHEISSEL is encoded by the exons ATGCTATCTAAGATCTTCTTTGCTCTCTCAATCATAACATTTACTTGTTTCACTTTCTTTGATTATGCACAATCTAAACTTCCTCAGCAAGAGC TTGATGCTCTTGAAGAAATCACTAGTACAATGGGTTCAACCTATTGGAAATTTGATGGTGATTCATGTCAAATTCAAATGCTTGGTTTAACTCAAAAGCCACCTGATGGATCCCAAAGCAGCATTGCTTGTGATTGCTCTTCTCAAAATGATACCTTCTGTCACGTAGTAAGGAT TGAATTCAAGGGGTACAGCCTTCCCGGCTCGCTTCCGCCTCAATTGGTTAAGCTTCCATACCTCAAAGTAGT TGATTTTGCTTATAACTACCTAAATGGTACGATTCCAAAGGAATGGGGTTCGATTGAATTAACTTCAAT CTCGCTACTTGTTAATCGTTTGTCCGGGGAGATTCCTAAGGAGTTGGGAAATATTACCACTCTAACATTCTT GAACCTTGAAGCAAACCAATTTTCCGGTCTTGTTCCCGCTGAACTTGGAAGTCTATTTAACCTTCAGTATTT GTTTTTATCATCCAATAAATTGTCTGGGAACTTACCAGTGACATTTTCTCAGTTACAGAATTTGACAGATTT TAGGATAAATGATAATAGTTTCAACGGAAAAATACCGAGCTTCATACAGAATTGGAAACAGCTTCAGAGACT AGAAATGCATGCAAGTGGACTGGAGGGACCTATCCCGTCAAATATATCGCTTTTGACTAATTTATCTCGACT GAGGATTAGTGACATGAATGGTCCAAGTCAGGATATTCCTATTTTAAGCAACATGACAGGAATGATAAGATT GGTTTTGAGGAATTGCAATATTACCGGAGAGATTCCTAGCTATATTTGGACAATGAAGGAGTTGGACATGTT GGATCTCAGTTTCAATAATTTGTTTGGTGAAATTCCAGCGAGGGCTCATGTGGGACATTTGAGATTTCT CTTGTTAACTGGCAACAAGCTAAGTGGTAGCGTACCTGACTCAGTGTTGATGGCAGGAAGCAATGT TGATATTTCTTACAACAACTTTACATATCAAGGACCTGAGAGATCGTCTTGTGGAGATAATCT GAATTTAAATCTAAACATGTTCCGGAGCTCTTTAGGGACCAATGCATT ACAAGGGATTCTTCCATGTTCAACAACTTTCAAATGTCCTAGAT ATTCAACTTGTTTACACGTTAATTGTGGAGGAAAGGATATACATGTGAGGGAAAATGATAGCGATATTCGCTATGTTGGAGATGGATATGTGGCAGGCGGTGCTGCTAAACTTTTTAATGACGCTGGAAACCACTGGGGGTTTAGTAGCACCGGGGACTTCATGGATGACGGTGATTTCCAAAATACACGTTACTCCAGGTCTCTGTCGTCTTCAAGTTTGCCGGAATTATATAAAACGGCTCGTGCAGCTCCCATTACGCTTACTTATTTTCACTACTGCTTGGAAAATGGGAAATATACTGTGCATCTCCACTTTGCAGAAATACAATTTTCTAATGATAAAACATTTAGAAGTCTTGGGAAGCGCTTATTTAATATCTATGTTCAAGGAGTATTAGCTTGGAAGGATTTTAATATTGAAGACCAGTCACACCCTGCTCAAAAACCGCATACATTATCAAAATATAATGTGACTGTAACAGACGGTATTCTGGAGATTCGGTTCTACTGGGCTGGCAAGGGGACTACAAGGATTCCTGCTAATGGAGTTTATGGTCCTCTTATTTCAGCTTTCTCTATTGTTTCAG ATTCTAAACCTTGTTCAGACCAAAAGAATGGGAGGCGTAAAGTAGTCGTTGGAGTAGGGTTTGGAGTTACAGCTTTATGTCTAGTCCTTATTGTGGTAGGCATTTTTTGGAGGAAAGGCTACATTAAAGGAattaagagaagagaaaaag ttttCAAAGGGCAAGATTTTCAGATGAGGACATTTACACTAAAACAAATTAGAGCCGCCACAGATGGATTCAGTCCTGCTAATAAGGTCGGGGAAGGTGGTTTTGGTCCTGTCTACAAG GGTCAATTATCTGATGGTACATTAGTAGCAGTCAAACAGCTCTCCTCGAAGTCTCGGCAGGGAAACCGTGAATTTTTAAACGAGATAGGCATGATATCTTGTTTTCAGCATCCTAATCTAGTGAAACTTCATGGATGTTGCATTGAAGGGGATCAATTAATATTGGTGTATGAGTACATGGAAAATAATAGCTTGGCCCATGCTTTATTCA GTTCAGAAAATCGGCTTAAACTTGATTGGCCATCAAGGCTTAGGATTTGCATTGGCATAGCAAAAGGTCTAGCATTTCTTCACGAAGAATCAAGACTCAAGGTTGTTCATCGGGATATCAAAGCTACTAACGTGTTACTGGATGGAAACTTAAACCCTAAAATATCAGATTTTGGGTTGGCGAGGCTTGACGAAGAAGATAAGACTCATATCATTACCCGAGTGGCAGGCACAAT AGGATATATGGCACCGGAATATGCTTTATGGGGTTACTTGAATTACAAGGCTGATGTTTACAGTTTTGGAGTCGTGGTCTTGGAAACTATTAGTGGAAAGAGTAATAACAATTACATGCCAAGTGATAATTGTGTTTGCCTTTTAGATAAG GCATTATATCTTGAACGGACTGAAAACGTAATGCAACTGGTTGATGAGAGGTTGGGATTAGACGTAAACCCAACTGAAACAAAAAATGCTATAAAAGTAGCTCTCTTGTGTACAAATACATCGCCATCACTAAGGCCTACAATGTCTGAGGTTGTAAACATGCTTGAAGGAAGAATAAGCATTCCAGATGTTATCCCAGAAGGTAACACATACAGTGAAGATTTAAGATTTAAAGCAATGAGGGACGTCCATCAAAACAAGGAAGGACATAGTTTGAGCACAAGCCGAACAGATGATTCAACAGGAATCCTTACACATAGCACTCCCTCGATGTTAGGCAATGATACTCATGAGATATCCTCCGAACTTTGA